A genomic segment from Lasioglossum baleicum chromosome 5, iyLasBale1, whole genome shotgun sequence encodes:
- the LOC143209045 gene encoding transmembrane protein 42 → MRRKLETDSSSLSSNEIDASSATTSTNEKQQESKVRLAVVAGVFATVGSLLGKLAGNIGMDSVIGLVLKGILLALMISSNTIGCTFFVKALNASGSSLPCTIASSATSYVCSALAGFLIFNESTSIIWWCGILLVISGLFFISRVPAKTDSTERLKQK, encoded by the exons atgcgGCGTAAATTGGAGACGGATTCTTCTTCATTGTCGTCGAACGAAATTGACGCATCTTCTGCAACAACATCGACAAATGAGAAACAACAAGAATCGAAAGTTCGTTTAGCCGTTGTCGCTGGAGTTTTTGCAACCGTTGGAAGCCTGTTGGGTAAACTTGCTGGAAATATTGGAATGGATTCCGTG ATTGGATTAGTTCTGAAAGGCATCCTCTTGGCACTGATGATATCGAGTAATACAATTGGTTGTACATTTTTCGTGAAAGCGCTGAATGCAAGCGGATCTTCCTTACCATGTACAATTGCCAGTTCCGCCACTAGCTACGTTTGTTCG GCGCTAGCTGGTTTCTTGATTTTTAACGAATCCACGTCGATTATCTGGTGGTGCGGCATATTGTTAGTTATTTCGGGTTTATTTTTCATCAGTCGTGTTCCAGCGAAAACTGATTCTACGGAGAGATTGAAACAAAAATAG
- the Mypt-75d gene encoding myosin phosphatase targeting subunit 75D isoform X2: MEHSDLVAEMVHIERLTTQERLHLARHRRLQQLKVWRQREKEWLRHQTRHPSNKRHIFFNDSVMLLEAAARNDIDEVRRLLKKGVNPDSTNEDGLTALHQCCIDDNEEMMKLLIEFGSNVNAEDSEKWTPLHAAATCGHLHLVKYLIARGANLLAVNADGNMPYDICEDEKTLDCIEGEMARWGVTQELIDETRASIEVQMLRDLQHVASLGGDLEYKDHQGATPLHIAAANGYLRVVEFLLDQHVATDVEDNDKWQPVHAAACWGHLEVLELLVQNGADLNAKNKHDETPADICEDSEIRERIVELKTEQESKRLREAQGRRVRRSQSINTRTQSVRRTSIRDKVLTTKKDAQEEARLRLQAQQTYGVSTTANVPQTENDIIARENSSSEIDSNVPPMAVRKAPEGKDNESFLHEDVDKESVFYVTFLFL; the protein is encoded by the exons ATGGAACATTCCGATTTGGTAGCAGAAATGGTGCATATAGAGAGATTAACGACGCAAGAACGGCTGCATTTGGCTCGACACAGGAGGCTTCAGCAGTTGAAAGTATGGCGTCAGCGTGAAAAAGAATGGCTACGACATCAAACCAGGCATCCGAGCAACAAACGTCATATATTCTTTAACGACAGTGTTATGCTTTTAGAAGCAGCGGCGAGAAATGATATCGACGAAG TGAGGCGACTTTTAAAGAAGGGAGTCAATCCAGATTCAACGAACGAAGATGGACTTACAGCGTTACATCAGTGTTGTATAGATGATAACGAAGAAATGATGAAACTGTTAATTGAATTTGGATCTAACGTTAACGCGGAAGACAGTGAAAAATggactccgctacatgctgctgcTACTTGTGGTCACCTACATTTAGTTAAATACCTTATCGCCAGAGGTGCTAATCTATTAGCAGTCAATGCCGATGGTAATATGCCTTACGATATTTGCGAAGATGAAAAAACGTTGGACTGTATCGAAg GGGAAATGGCAAGATGGGGAGTAACTCAAGAATTGATAGATGAAACAAGAGCTTCGATAGAAGTTCAAATGTTGAGAGACTTGCAGCATGTAGCTTCTTTAGGTGGCGATCTTGAGTATAAGGATCACCAAGGTGCTACTCCA CTTCATATTGCAGCTGCCAATGGTTACTTAAGGGTAGTAGAATTTCTTTTGGATCAACATGTTGCGACAGACGTAGAAGATAACGACAAATGGCAACCCGTGCATGCAGCTGCGTGTTGGGGACAT CTAGAAGTTCTCGAGTTACTAGTGCAAAATGGAGCAGACttaaatgcaaaaaataaacaCGATGAAACTCCAGCGG ATATTTGCGAAGACTCGGAGATAAGAGAGAGGATAGTAGAACTTAAAACGGAACAAGAGAGTAAACGGTTGCGAGAAGCACAAGGTAGAAGAGTACGCAGATCTCAAAGTATAAATACACGTACGCAAAGTGTGAGGCGAACTTCGATTAGAGACAAAGTTTTGACGACCAAGAAAGACGCTCAAGAAGAAGCTCGGCTCAGATTACAAGCGCAACAG ACATACGGTGTCAGTACGACTGCGAATGTGCCTCAAACGGAAAATGACATAATTGCACGAGAAAATTCAAGTAGCGAAATAGATTCTAATGTCCCACCAATGGCAGTACGAAAAGCTCCCGAGGGGAAAGATAACGAATCTTTTCTTCACGAAGACGTCGATAAAGAATCAG TTTTCTATGTCACATTTCTATTCCTTTGA
- the Mypt-75d gene encoding myosin phosphatase targeting subunit 75D isoform X1, with product MEHSDLVAEMVHIERLTTQERLHLARHRRLQQLKVWRQREKEWLRHQTRHPSNKRHIFFNDSVMLLEAAARNDIDEVRRLLKKGVNPDSTNEDGLTALHQCCIDDNEEMMKLLIEFGSNVNAEDSEKWTPLHAAATCGHLHLVKYLIARGANLLAVNADGNMPYDICEDEKTLDCIEGEMARWGVTQELIDETRASIEVQMLRDLQHVASLGGDLEYKDHQGATPLHIAAANGYLRVVEFLLDQHVATDVEDNDKWQPVHAAACWGHLEVLELLVQNGADLNAKNKHDETPADICEDSEIRERIVELKTEQESKRLREAQGRRVRRSQSINTRTQSVRRTSIRDKVLTTKKDAQEEARLRLQAQQTYGVSTTANVPQTENDIIARENSSSEIDSNVPPMAVRKAPEGKDNESFLHEDVDKESVTGSDPPIGNQQSIYTPDRDTNGKINIHVSVVFVKSLSDLKKQRAQNRHISTGSIDANGNGIPVSSIANSELNTGGDFQRFTGNTSDIVGDNHSEKNCCTVM from the exons ATGGAACATTCCGATTTGGTAGCAGAAATGGTGCATATAGAGAGATTAACGACGCAAGAACGGCTGCATTTGGCTCGACACAGGAGGCTTCAGCAGTTGAAAGTATGGCGTCAGCGTGAAAAAGAATGGCTACGACATCAAACCAGGCATCCGAGCAACAAACGTCATATATTCTTTAACGACAGTGTTATGCTTTTAGAAGCAGCGGCGAGAAATGATATCGACGAAG TGAGGCGACTTTTAAAGAAGGGAGTCAATCCAGATTCAACGAACGAAGATGGACTTACAGCGTTACATCAGTGTTGTATAGATGATAACGAAGAAATGATGAAACTGTTAATTGAATTTGGATCTAACGTTAACGCGGAAGACAGTGAAAAATggactccgctacatgctgctgcTACTTGTGGTCACCTACATTTAGTTAAATACCTTATCGCCAGAGGTGCTAATCTATTAGCAGTCAATGCCGATGGTAATATGCCTTACGATATTTGCGAAGATGAAAAAACGTTGGACTGTATCGAAg GGGAAATGGCAAGATGGGGAGTAACTCAAGAATTGATAGATGAAACAAGAGCTTCGATAGAAGTTCAAATGTTGAGAGACTTGCAGCATGTAGCTTCTTTAGGTGGCGATCTTGAGTATAAGGATCACCAAGGTGCTACTCCA CTTCATATTGCAGCTGCCAATGGTTACTTAAGGGTAGTAGAATTTCTTTTGGATCAACATGTTGCGACAGACGTAGAAGATAACGACAAATGGCAACCCGTGCATGCAGCTGCGTGTTGGGGACAT CTAGAAGTTCTCGAGTTACTAGTGCAAAATGGAGCAGACttaaatgcaaaaaataaacaCGATGAAACTCCAGCGG ATATTTGCGAAGACTCGGAGATAAGAGAGAGGATAGTAGAACTTAAAACGGAACAAGAGAGTAAACGGTTGCGAGAAGCACAAGGTAGAAGAGTACGCAGATCTCAAAGTATAAATACACGTACGCAAAGTGTGAGGCGAACTTCGATTAGAGACAAAGTTTTGACGACCAAGAAAGACGCTCAAGAAGAAGCTCGGCTCAGATTACAAGCGCAACAG ACATACGGTGTCAGTACGACTGCGAATGTGCCTCAAACGGAAAATGACATAATTGCACGAGAAAATTCAAGTAGCGAAATAGATTCTAATGTCCCACCAATGGCAGTACGAAAAGCTCCCGAGGGGAAAGATAACGAATCTTTTCTTCACGAAGACGTCGATAAAGAATCAG TGACAGGATCAGACCCACCGATCGGTAATCAGCAGTCGATCTACACTCCGGACCGTGACACCAATGGCAAGATCAACATACATGTGTCGGTAGTTTTTGTCAAATCGTTGTCGGATTTGAAGAAACAAAGGGCGCAGAATCGACACATATCTACCGGTTCGATAGACGCCAATGGAAACGGTATTCCTGTATCGTCCATCGCCAATTCCGAACTCAACACTGGCGGCGACTTTCAACGCTTCACCGGAAACACCAGCGACATTGTGGGTGACAATCATTCTGAAAAAAACTGTTGCACCGTTATGTAA
- the Mypt-75d gene encoding myosin phosphatase targeting subunit 75D isoform X4, with translation MEHSDLVAEMVHIERLTTQERLHLARHRRLQQLKVWRQREKEWLRHQTRHPSNKRHIFFNDSVMLLEAAARNDIDEVRRLLKKGVNPDSTNEDGLTALHQCCIDDNEEMMKLLIEFGSNVNAEDSEKWTPLHAAATCGHLHLVKYLIARGANLLAVNADGNMPYDICEDEKTLDCIEGEMARWGVTQELIDETRASIEVQMLRDLQHVASLGGDLEYKDHQGATPLHIAAANGYLRVVEFLLDQHVATDVEDNDKWQPVHAAACWGHLEVLELLVQNGADLNAKNKHDETPADICEDSEIRERIVELKTEQESKRLREAQGRRVRRSQSINTRTQSVRRTSIRDKVLTTKKDAQEEARLRLQAQQTYGVSTTANVPQTENDIIARENSSSEIDSNVPPMAVRKAPEGKDNESFLHEDVDKESECS, from the exons ATGGAACATTCCGATTTGGTAGCAGAAATGGTGCATATAGAGAGATTAACGACGCAAGAACGGCTGCATTTGGCTCGACACAGGAGGCTTCAGCAGTTGAAAGTATGGCGTCAGCGTGAAAAAGAATGGCTACGACATCAAACCAGGCATCCGAGCAACAAACGTCATATATTCTTTAACGACAGTGTTATGCTTTTAGAAGCAGCGGCGAGAAATGATATCGACGAAG TGAGGCGACTTTTAAAGAAGGGAGTCAATCCAGATTCAACGAACGAAGATGGACTTACAGCGTTACATCAGTGTTGTATAGATGATAACGAAGAAATGATGAAACTGTTAATTGAATTTGGATCTAACGTTAACGCGGAAGACAGTGAAAAATggactccgctacatgctgctgcTACTTGTGGTCACCTACATTTAGTTAAATACCTTATCGCCAGAGGTGCTAATCTATTAGCAGTCAATGCCGATGGTAATATGCCTTACGATATTTGCGAAGATGAAAAAACGTTGGACTGTATCGAAg GGGAAATGGCAAGATGGGGAGTAACTCAAGAATTGATAGATGAAACAAGAGCTTCGATAGAAGTTCAAATGTTGAGAGACTTGCAGCATGTAGCTTCTTTAGGTGGCGATCTTGAGTATAAGGATCACCAAGGTGCTACTCCA CTTCATATTGCAGCTGCCAATGGTTACTTAAGGGTAGTAGAATTTCTTTTGGATCAACATGTTGCGACAGACGTAGAAGATAACGACAAATGGCAACCCGTGCATGCAGCTGCGTGTTGGGGACAT CTAGAAGTTCTCGAGTTACTAGTGCAAAATGGAGCAGACttaaatgcaaaaaataaacaCGATGAAACTCCAGCGG ATATTTGCGAAGACTCGGAGATAAGAGAGAGGATAGTAGAACTTAAAACGGAACAAGAGAGTAAACGGTTGCGAGAAGCACAAGGTAGAAGAGTACGCAGATCTCAAAGTATAAATACACGTACGCAAAGTGTGAGGCGAACTTCGATTAGAGACAAAGTTTTGACGACCAAGAAAGACGCTCAAGAAGAAGCTCGGCTCAGATTACAAGCGCAACAG ACATACGGTGTCAGTACGACTGCGAATGTGCCTCAAACGGAAAATGACATAATTGCACGAGAAAATTCAAGTAGCGAAATAGATTCTAATGTCCCACCAATGGCAGTACGAAAAGCTCCCGAGGGGAAAGATAACGAATCTTTTCTTCACGAAGACGTCGATAAAGAATCAG aATGTTCGTAA
- the Mypt-75d gene encoding myosin phosphatase targeting subunit 75D isoform X3, which produces MEHSDLVAEMVHIERLTTQERLHLARHRRLQQLKVWRQREKEWLRHQTRHPSNKRHIFFNDSVMLLEAAARNDIDEVRRLLKKGVNPDSTNEDGLTALHQCCIDDNEEMMKLLIEFGSNVNAEDSEKWTPLHAAATCGHLHLVKYLIARGANLLAVNADGNMPYDICEDEKTLDCIEGEMARWGVTQELIDETRASIEVQMLRDLQHVASLGGDLEYKDHQGATPLHIAAANGYLRVVEFLLDQHVATDVEDNDKWQPVHAAACWGHLEVLELLVQNGADLNAKNKHDETPADICEDSEIRERIVELKTEQESKRLREAQGRRVRRSQSINTRTQSVRRTSIRDKVLTTKKDAQEEARLRLQAQQTYGVSTTANVPQTENDIIARENSSSEIDSNVPPMAVRKAPEGKDNESFLHEDVDKESVCKKGD; this is translated from the exons ATGGAACATTCCGATTTGGTAGCAGAAATGGTGCATATAGAGAGATTAACGACGCAAGAACGGCTGCATTTGGCTCGACACAGGAGGCTTCAGCAGTTGAAAGTATGGCGTCAGCGTGAAAAAGAATGGCTACGACATCAAACCAGGCATCCGAGCAACAAACGTCATATATTCTTTAACGACAGTGTTATGCTTTTAGAAGCAGCGGCGAGAAATGATATCGACGAAG TGAGGCGACTTTTAAAGAAGGGAGTCAATCCAGATTCAACGAACGAAGATGGACTTACAGCGTTACATCAGTGTTGTATAGATGATAACGAAGAAATGATGAAACTGTTAATTGAATTTGGATCTAACGTTAACGCGGAAGACAGTGAAAAATggactccgctacatgctgctgcTACTTGTGGTCACCTACATTTAGTTAAATACCTTATCGCCAGAGGTGCTAATCTATTAGCAGTCAATGCCGATGGTAATATGCCTTACGATATTTGCGAAGATGAAAAAACGTTGGACTGTATCGAAg GGGAAATGGCAAGATGGGGAGTAACTCAAGAATTGATAGATGAAACAAGAGCTTCGATAGAAGTTCAAATGTTGAGAGACTTGCAGCATGTAGCTTCTTTAGGTGGCGATCTTGAGTATAAGGATCACCAAGGTGCTACTCCA CTTCATATTGCAGCTGCCAATGGTTACTTAAGGGTAGTAGAATTTCTTTTGGATCAACATGTTGCGACAGACGTAGAAGATAACGACAAATGGCAACCCGTGCATGCAGCTGCGTGTTGGGGACAT CTAGAAGTTCTCGAGTTACTAGTGCAAAATGGAGCAGACttaaatgcaaaaaataaacaCGATGAAACTCCAGCGG ATATTTGCGAAGACTCGGAGATAAGAGAGAGGATAGTAGAACTTAAAACGGAACAAGAGAGTAAACGGTTGCGAGAAGCACAAGGTAGAAGAGTACGCAGATCTCAAAGTATAAATACACGTACGCAAAGTGTGAGGCGAACTTCGATTAGAGACAAAGTTTTGACGACCAAGAAAGACGCTCAAGAAGAAGCTCGGCTCAGATTACAAGCGCAACAG ACATACGGTGTCAGTACGACTGCGAATGTGCCTCAAACGGAAAATGACATAATTGCACGAGAAAATTCAAGTAGCGAAATAGATTCTAATGTCCCACCAATGGCAGTACGAAAAGCTCCCGAGGGGAAAGATAACGAATCTTTTCTTCACGAAGACGTCGATAAAGAATCAG TGTGTAAAAAGGGGGATTAG
- the Msra gene encoding methionine sulfoxide reductase A isoform X2, which produces MGQQSTKFPRKVSSINATQIASNKMPGQLEEIQTKRATFGMGCFWAGDCLFGVLPGVIRTSVGYAGGQKEYPTYRNMGDHTEVVDIEYNPDVISYSQLLSLFWKNHEYGLTTRIKRQYMSLILYHDEEQKSLGEKSREQEQHKHTGQILTEVRKFEKFYPAEDYHQKYRLRHHAWLVETTGLTNDDVLRNSPLAAKLNGYIAGAGTIEQFQKELPKLGLTEKATQYLQKYVIENQGNGLYC; this is translated from the exons ATGGGGCAGCAGTCGACCAAATTTCCTCGTAAAGTGAGCTCGATCAATGCCACGCAGATCGCA tCGAACAAAATGCCTGGCCAGCTAGAAGAGATTCAAACGAAGCGAGCTACGTTCGGAATGGGCTGCTTCTGGGCAGGAGACTGCCTCTTTGGAGTTCTACCAGGTGTGATTAGAACTAGCGTAGGTTACGCTGGTGGACAAAAAGAATATCCAACTTATAGAAATAT GGGTGACCACACAGAGGTCGTTGATATCGAGTATAATCCCGACGTGATATCATACTCACAGTTGCTCTCGCTATTTTGGAAGAATCACGAATACGGTCTTACCACAAGGATCAAGAGACAG TACATGTCGTTGATTTTGTATCACGACGAGGAGCAGAAGTCATTGGGCGAGAAGTCGCGTGAACAAGAACAACACAAACATACAGGCCAAATCCTTACCGAAGTTAGaaagtttgaaaaattctaCCCTGCTGAAGA TTACCATCAAAAATATCGACTCAGACACCATGCGTGGTTAGTCGAAACGACCGGGCTCACTAACGACGACGTACTCCGGAATTCTCCTTTGGCTGCTAAGTTGAATGGTTACATAGCCGGTGCTGGAACAATCGAACAATTTCAGAAAGAATTACCAAAGCTTGGCTTGACCGAAAAAGCGACTCAGTATCTGCAAAAATATGTAATTGAAAATCAAGGGAATGGTTTGTACTGCTAG
- the Msra gene encoding methionine sulfoxide reductase A isoform X3 has protein sequence MSHYWSNKMPGQLEEIQTKRATFGMGCFWAGDCLFGVLPGVIRTSVGYAGGQKEYPTYRNMGDHTEVVDIEYNPDVISYSQLLSLFWKNHEYGLTTRIKRQYMSLILYHDEEQKSLGEKSREQEQHKHTGQILTEVRKFEKFYPAEDYHQKYRLRHHAWLVETTGLTNDDVLRNSPLAAKLNGYIAGAGTIEQFQKELPKLGLTEKATQYLQKYVIENQGNGLYC, from the exons ATGAGCCATTATTGG tCGAACAAAATGCCTGGCCAGCTAGAAGAGATTCAAACGAAGCGAGCTACGTTCGGAATGGGCTGCTTCTGGGCAGGAGACTGCCTCTTTGGAGTTCTACCAGGTGTGATTAGAACTAGCGTAGGTTACGCTGGTGGACAAAAAGAATATCCAACTTATAGAAATAT GGGTGACCACACAGAGGTCGTTGATATCGAGTATAATCCCGACGTGATATCATACTCACAGTTGCTCTCGCTATTTTGGAAGAATCACGAATACGGTCTTACCACAAGGATCAAGAGACAG TACATGTCGTTGATTTTGTATCACGACGAGGAGCAGAAGTCATTGGGCGAGAAGTCGCGTGAACAAGAACAACACAAACATACAGGCCAAATCCTTACCGAAGTTAGaaagtttgaaaaattctaCCCTGCTGAAGA TTACCATCAAAAATATCGACTCAGACACCATGCGTGGTTAGTCGAAACGACCGGGCTCACTAACGACGACGTACTCCGGAATTCTCCTTTGGCTGCTAAGTTGAATGGTTACATAGCCGGTGCTGGAACAATCGAACAATTTCAGAAAGAATTACCAAAGCTTGGCTTGACCGAAAAAGCGACTCAGTATCTGCAAAAATATGTAATTGAAAATCAAGGGAATGGTTTGTACTGCTAG
- the Msra gene encoding methionine sulfoxide reductase A isoform X1, with amino-acid sequence MLDSVAAKILAIIPCIILILNVKESNKMPGQLEEIQTKRATFGMGCFWAGDCLFGVLPGVIRTSVGYAGGQKEYPTYRNMGDHTEVVDIEYNPDVISYSQLLSLFWKNHEYGLTTRIKRQYMSLILYHDEEQKSLGEKSREQEQHKHTGQILTEVRKFEKFYPAEDYHQKYRLRHHAWLVETTGLTNDDVLRNSPLAAKLNGYIAGAGTIEQFQKELPKLGLTEKATQYLQKYVIENQGNGLYC; translated from the exons ATGTTAGATTCGGTTGCTGCCAAAATCCTTGCAATTATTCCGTGCATTATCCTTATTTTGAACGTGAAAGAG tCGAACAAAATGCCTGGCCAGCTAGAAGAGATTCAAACGAAGCGAGCTACGTTCGGAATGGGCTGCTTCTGGGCAGGAGACTGCCTCTTTGGAGTTCTACCAGGTGTGATTAGAACTAGCGTAGGTTACGCTGGTGGACAAAAAGAATATCCAACTTATAGAAATAT GGGTGACCACACAGAGGTCGTTGATATCGAGTATAATCCCGACGTGATATCATACTCACAGTTGCTCTCGCTATTTTGGAAGAATCACGAATACGGTCTTACCACAAGGATCAAGAGACAG TACATGTCGTTGATTTTGTATCACGACGAGGAGCAGAAGTCATTGGGCGAGAAGTCGCGTGAACAAGAACAACACAAACATACAGGCCAAATCCTTACCGAAGTTAGaaagtttgaaaaattctaCCCTGCTGAAGA TTACCATCAAAAATATCGACTCAGACACCATGCGTGGTTAGTCGAAACGACCGGGCTCACTAACGACGACGTACTCCGGAATTCTCCTTTGGCTGCTAAGTTGAATGGTTACATAGCCGGTGCTGGAACAATCGAACAATTTCAGAAAGAATTACCAAAGCTTGGCTTGACCGAAAAAGCGACTCAGTATCTGCAAAAATATGTAATTGAAAATCAAGGGAATGGTTTGTACTGCTAG
- the Msra gene encoding methionine sulfoxide reductase A isoform X4: MLKLSNKMPGQLEEIQTKRATFGMGCFWAGDCLFGVLPGVIRTSVGYAGGQKEYPTYRNMGDHTEVVDIEYNPDVISYSQLLSLFWKNHEYGLTTRIKRQYMSLILYHDEEQKSLGEKSREQEQHKHTGQILTEVRKFEKFYPAEDYHQKYRLRHHAWLVETTGLTNDDVLRNSPLAAKLNGYIAGAGTIEQFQKELPKLGLTEKATQYLQKYVIENQGNGLYC; encoded by the exons ATGCTTAAATTG tCGAACAAAATGCCTGGCCAGCTAGAAGAGATTCAAACGAAGCGAGCTACGTTCGGAATGGGCTGCTTCTGGGCAGGAGACTGCCTCTTTGGAGTTCTACCAGGTGTGATTAGAACTAGCGTAGGTTACGCTGGTGGACAAAAAGAATATCCAACTTATAGAAATAT GGGTGACCACACAGAGGTCGTTGATATCGAGTATAATCCCGACGTGATATCATACTCACAGTTGCTCTCGCTATTTTGGAAGAATCACGAATACGGTCTTACCACAAGGATCAAGAGACAG TACATGTCGTTGATTTTGTATCACGACGAGGAGCAGAAGTCATTGGGCGAGAAGTCGCGTGAACAAGAACAACACAAACATACAGGCCAAATCCTTACCGAAGTTAGaaagtttgaaaaattctaCCCTGCTGAAGA TTACCATCAAAAATATCGACTCAGACACCATGCGTGGTTAGTCGAAACGACCGGGCTCACTAACGACGACGTACTCCGGAATTCTCCTTTGGCTGCTAAGTTGAATGGTTACATAGCCGGTGCTGGAACAATCGAACAATTTCAGAAAGAATTACCAAAGCTTGGCTTGACCGAAAAAGCGACTCAGTATCTGCAAAAATATGTAATTGAAAATCAAGGGAATGGTTTGTACTGCTAG
- the Msra gene encoding methionine sulfoxide reductase A isoform X5, whose amino-acid sequence MPGQLEEIQTKRATFGMGCFWAGDCLFGVLPGVIRTSVGYAGGQKEYPTYRNMGDHTEVVDIEYNPDVISYSQLLSLFWKNHEYGLTTRIKRQYMSLILYHDEEQKSLGEKSREQEQHKHTGQILTEVRKFEKFYPAEDYHQKYRLRHHAWLVETTGLTNDDVLRNSPLAAKLNGYIAGAGTIEQFQKELPKLGLTEKATQYLQKYVIENQGNGLYC is encoded by the exons ATGCCTGGCCAGCTAGAAGAGATTCAAACGAAGCGAGCTACGTTCGGAATGGGCTGCTTCTGGGCAGGAGACTGCCTCTTTGGAGTTCTACCAGGTGTGATTAGAACTAGCGTAGGTTACGCTGGTGGACAAAAAGAATATCCAACTTATAGAAATAT GGGTGACCACACAGAGGTCGTTGATATCGAGTATAATCCCGACGTGATATCATACTCACAGTTGCTCTCGCTATTTTGGAAGAATCACGAATACGGTCTTACCACAAGGATCAAGAGACAG TACATGTCGTTGATTTTGTATCACGACGAGGAGCAGAAGTCATTGGGCGAGAAGTCGCGTGAACAAGAACAACACAAACATACAGGCCAAATCCTTACCGAAGTTAGaaagtttgaaaaattctaCCCTGCTGAAGA TTACCATCAAAAATATCGACTCAGACACCATGCGTGGTTAGTCGAAACGACCGGGCTCACTAACGACGACGTACTCCGGAATTCTCCTTTGGCTGCTAAGTTGAATGGTTACATAGCCGGTGCTGGAACAATCGAACAATTTCAGAAAGAATTACCAAAGCTTGGCTTGACCGAAAAAGCGACTCAGTATCTGCAAAAATATGTAATTGAAAATCAAGGGAATGGTTTGTACTGCTAG